The following coding sequences lie in one Tichowtungia aerotolerans genomic window:
- a CDS encoding glycoside hydrolase family 172 protein has product MKIHLGYFLLPLCLCVVSCSQKEPVETSWAQLIQELYNPGSIADLSKPCTDIRTSYDRSGGNNDYSNGYKNLGNGWLELADFKGAGVLTRFWFTGIKREVRFRFIFDDETEPRLETTSDALYKGLAGFPSMFTMDDQNCYYSGFPIPYRRRLRILMSDEGYSQGKGKLYFHINATPLEKGTVRSAVFPIPQEVRSACESVAWPQKIEGEALDASFAVLGGTKKEILDLETGGVIRSLRLELEGWETMSFHQRQLLLRQVWLNISWDLSDMDSVKVPLGDFFGQMWEPKKLQNLYFTVDETGFECRFPMPFRKAASFTLENRGTTMVAGRVLLKYQNGPVPAEYGYFHSSWKSSSEKQTGTPHEVLDVNGKGRLVGCLLGAASMDRNFWVLESDETILRDNSKEVFWQGTGLEDYFNGGWYYRTVFQNPLFGLTLKRPFRTVQYRYHLADPITFSKSLNMSFERGPGNQSRGAFDSVAYYYLDRPSSAYQNRFVSSYPVPPADEFESRSLMTRLWDYEKFDDWTNAEKLTQHALKHWKYPLEIKQILDDRLSAYTAGTSDLNAPDKATVFVYSSKKSEVFLDGKQVVGTADPVRTQFAQILLEPGRHVMVVKTESGVWPDWVQAGLKIGGFFVGIDSTWACSLSPSGNYHDLSFNDEDWIQPISLCKGPPEQEAVPFVFPDKYVGFQSMLNGVRVQKLPPGWKSTAVFRKVFIVPQPVITGAGPAAR; this is encoded by the coding sequence ATGAAAATACACTTAGGGTACTTTTTGCTTCCGCTTTGCTTGTGTGTAGTCTCCTGTTCACAGAAGGAGCCGGTAGAAACCTCCTGGGCTCAACTGATCCAGGAACTCTATAATCCCGGGTCGATCGCAGACCTATCGAAGCCATGTACGGACATTCGCACCTCATATGATCGCTCCGGCGGCAATAATGATTATAGCAATGGCTACAAAAATTTAGGCAACGGATGGTTGGAACTGGCAGATTTCAAGGGGGCGGGAGTGTTGACTCGTTTCTGGTTCACCGGGATCAAGCGCGAAGTACGTTTCCGGTTTATCTTCGATGATGAAACAGAGCCGAGACTGGAAACAACCAGTGATGCTCTGTACAAAGGATTGGCTGGCTTCCCCTCTATGTTTACGATGGACGACCAGAATTGTTATTACTCCGGCTTCCCGATTCCCTATCGTCGGCGCCTGCGGATTTTGATGTCAGATGAAGGATATAGTCAGGGAAAAGGGAAACTCTATTTTCACATCAATGCCACCCCGCTTGAAAAGGGTACGGTTCGATCAGCAGTCTTCCCGATACCGCAGGAAGTCAGATCCGCGTGTGAATCTGTTGCCTGGCCACAAAAGATAGAAGGAGAGGCGCTTGATGCTTCGTTTGCTGTTTTAGGTGGAACAAAAAAAGAGATTCTTGATCTTGAGACGGGAGGTGTCATTCGCAGTTTAAGGCTGGAGCTGGAAGGGTGGGAAACAATGTCGTTTCACCAACGTCAGCTTTTGTTGAGGCAGGTTTGGCTGAACATTTCATGGGATCTCTCGGACATGGATTCAGTCAAAGTTCCATTAGGTGATTTTTTTGGTCAGATGTGGGAACCCAAAAAGCTGCAGAATCTTTATTTTACTGTGGATGAGACTGGTTTTGAATGCCGGTTTCCGATGCCGTTTCGGAAAGCCGCATCTTTCACCTTGGAAAATCGCGGAACAACAATGGTCGCCGGGCGCGTTCTGTTAAAATATCAAAATGGGCCTGTGCCGGCGGAGTATGGATATTTTCACAGCAGTTGGAAAAGCAGTTCTGAAAAGCAAACAGGAACGCCCCATGAGGTTTTGGATGTAAACGGCAAAGGACGCTTGGTCGGCTGCTTGCTGGGGGCGGCTTCTATGGATCGAAACTTCTGGGTGCTGGAATCAGATGAAACGATTCTACGTGATAATTCAAAAGAGGTTTTCTGGCAGGGTACGGGACTTGAGGATTACTTCAATGGAGGCTGGTATTACAGAACCGTTTTTCAGAACCCGCTTTTCGGTCTGACACTCAAGCGACCGTTTCGTACGGTTCAGTACAGATATCATCTTGCAGACCCAATAACATTCAGTAAGTCCCTGAATATGTCATTTGAACGAGGCCCGGGAAACCAAAGCCGAGGAGCTTTTGACAGTGTTGCGTACTATTATCTGGATCGCCCGTCTTCAGCGTATCAAAATCGCTTTGTTTCGTCATATCCTGTCCCGCCGGCAGATGAGTTCGAATCTCGTTCTTTAATGACTCGGCTCTGGGATTACGAAAAGTTTGATGATTGGACAAACGCTGAAAAGTTGACGCAACATGCCTTGAAACATTGGAAATATCCTTTGGAAATCAAGCAGATTCTCGACGATCGGTTGAGTGCGTATACAGCAGGAACATCAGATTTGAATGCCCCAGATAAAGCAACCGTTTTTGTATACTCCAGCAAAAAGAGCGAGGTTTTTTTAGATGGGAAGCAGGTGGTCGGTACAGCGGATCCTGTACGGACACAGTTTGCACAGATTTTGCTGGAGCCGGGACGGCATGTTATGGTCGTGAAAACGGAGTCCGGAGTGTGGCCGGATTGGGTGCAGGCCGGTCTGAAGATCGGGGGCTTTTTTGTCGGAATTGACTCTACATGGGCGTGCTCATTGTCTCCGTCTGGAAATTATCATGATTTATCTTTCAACGATGAAGACTGGATTCAGC
- a CDS encoding glycosyltransferase family 10 domain-containing protein — protein MLRINIVYQNKNMPADVLPPIDSPDGAYTVTWSRLPLAGVDAVVYFNHYTFDRRIHQRVCPDALKILYMYEPPAIDPMQYTRRVWKQFDAVLTWNTYLTESSSAFTFEAGAYFDLPYCSDYGVPMREAVDPKDREKAICQICGDKYSLSVEEIYSERRRVARWFHENASTRMDVFGRPPMEVPNYRGECGDKAEIMARYRYALCFENTWHPLWTRGYLTEKILDCMASGTIPVYYGCSNIEELVPPDCFIDYRKFNDLKELDALLLSMTDDEYAGYARRMQSFVREYNAPVRHSAFRLYETVAVVCSRPLDPKKGYPEDYAALSSFNGKLRLAAMRILLPYHRFVYPAFAMVRVAKKRITK, from the coding sequence ATGCTGCGGATTAACATTGTTTATCAGAATAAAAATATGCCCGCCGATGTGCTTCCGCCCATTGATTCTCCGGATGGTGCCTATACGGTGACGTGGAGCCGGTTGCCGCTGGCCGGGGTGGACGCGGTGGTTTATTTTAATCACTACACGTTTGATCGCCGGATTCATCAGCGGGTTTGTCCGGATGCGCTGAAGATATTGTATATGTATGAGCCCCCGGCGATTGATCCTATGCAGTATACGCGGAGGGTCTGGAAGCAGTTTGATGCGGTTTTGACCTGGAATACCTATCTGACCGAATCATCTTCGGCATTCACATTTGAGGCTGGGGCGTATTTTGATCTTCCGTACTGCTCTGACTATGGCGTACCGATGCGGGAGGCGGTTGATCCGAAAGATCGGGAAAAAGCGATTTGTCAGATTTGCGGGGACAAATACTCGCTTTCCGTCGAAGAGATCTATTCCGAACGGCGTAGAGTGGCCCGATGGTTTCATGAAAATGCCAGTACCCGGATGGATGTGTTCGGGCGACCGCCAATGGAGGTGCCTAATTATCGGGGCGAATGCGGCGATAAGGCTGAAATAATGGCGCGATACCGCTATGCGCTCTGTTTTGAAAACACTTGGCATCCGCTCTGGACCCGCGGTTATCTGACCGAGAAAATTCTCGATTGCATGGCGAGCGGAACGATTCCTGTCTATTACGGGTGTAGCAATATTGAAGAATTGGTGCCGCCGGACTGTTTTATTGATTATCGTAAATTCAATGATCTCAAAGAGCTGGATGCCTTGCTTCTGAGCATGACGGATGACGAATATGCTGGTTATGCGCGGCGCATGCAGAGCTTTGTGAGAGAATACAACGCTCCGGTACGACATTCCGCATTCCGGTTATATGAGACCGTGGCAGTGGTTTGCTCCCGGCCGTTGGATCCGAAAAAGGGCTATCCTGAAGATTATGCGGCATTGAGTTCTTTCAATGGAAAATTGCGCTTAGCTGCCATGCGGATTCTTCTGCCGTATCATCGCTTCGTTTATCCTGCCTTTGCTATGGTTCGCGTTGCTAAAAAAAGGATTACAAAATGA
- a CDS encoding class I SAM-dependent methyltransferase: MLENIAYFILGRHPNNTCFSYNWHAIRHVRRFLKERVPNSPEKLNIADIGGGAAPYYELFRSVAGQYTVVDLELSDLPPSRKSAITQLIGSAEDIPIESNSVELVICNQVLEHVNVPAKVLSEIFRILRPGGLFLGSVPHVSPIHLEPFDFWRFTELGVDKVLKESGFSNVYVEGSGGVFSTAAFIMAMDLFLSKRIEGLPQRFHHVMSVLLSPFVGIVNLTALLADKLVGNRLRTPANLCWSAQKPDVGNK; this comes from the coding sequence ATGTTAGAAAACATCGCATATTTTATTTTAGGACGACATCCGAACAACACTTGTTTTTCCTATAACTGGCATGCGATTCGTCATGTGCGCCGGTTTCTTAAAGAGCGGGTTCCAAATTCGCCGGAAAAGCTGAATATTGCGGATATCGGCGGAGGTGCAGCTCCTTATTATGAACTGTTTCGGTCGGTTGCTGGGCAATATACCGTTGTCGATTTGGAATTGTCAGATCTTCCTCCCTCCAGGAAGTCAGCAATTACTCAACTGATCGGAAGTGCTGAAGATATTCCGATAGAAAGTAATTCGGTTGAGTTAGTGATCTGCAATCAGGTTTTGGAACACGTGAATGTGCCTGCAAAAGTATTGAGTGAAATATTTCGGATTCTTCGCCCCGGGGGACTTTTTCTCGGCAGCGTTCCTCATGTGAGTCCAATTCATTTGGAACCGTTTGACTTCTGGAGGTTTACCGAGCTCGGTGTCGATAAAGTATTGAAAGAGTCTGGTTTTTCTAACGTTTATGTAGAGGGGAGTGGAGGAGTGTTTTCCACAGCCGCATTTATCATGGCTATGGATTTATTTCTAAGTAAGCGAATCGAAGGACTGCCTCAACGGTTTCACCATGTGATGTCGGTTCTTCTTTCCCCGTTCGTCGGGATAGTAAACCTGACGGCATTGTTGGCTGATAAGTTGGTCGGAAACCGATTGCGAACGCCTGCAAATTTATGCTGGTCTGCACAGAAGCCGGATGTCGGGAATAAATAA
- a CDS encoding glycosyltransferase family 4 protein — protein MKILFIHNYYPLQASGEDSVVDEERGMLESAGHEVMLFSMKTREGGVLNLLYCGLCAIWNPVAYRKIRGILKNIQPDVVHCHNTFPLISPSVYWACKKEKVPVVQTLHNFRLVCSNGLFLRESSVCEDCSGKRFPWPALKYRCYRDSLLGSLAMVLMLWSHRMLGTFKNTVDRYIVLTDFAKQKFADSGVIPVEKITVKPNFISRPDRLNGEVPDIPNVPYALFVGRLCREKGADVLIEAWGRMLAQSTGMSNVDLLVVGDGPERGFLEAKAREMLRSLQMPAEKIRFGGHLPREQVLQLVSQARFMILPSIWYEGFPMTIVEAFACGTPMIASALGNMNSIIQDGETGVFFKPGDAESLAEKIIWALTHQPSMVEMGVRARQVFDSNYTPEKNLGQLIDIYRSVSG, from the coding sequence ATGAAAATACTGTTTATCCATAATTATTATCCGTTGCAGGCCAGTGGCGAAGACAGTGTGGTGGATGAAGAACGGGGGATGCTGGAAAGTGCCGGCCACGAAGTGATGCTGTTCTCGATGAAGACACGGGAGGGCGGAGTTCTGAACCTGTTGTATTGCGGGTTATGCGCAATCTGGAATCCGGTCGCTTACCGAAAAATACGTGGCATACTGAAAAACATCCAGCCGGATGTGGTGCATTGCCACAATACATTTCCACTGATATCGCCTTCAGTTTACTGGGCTTGTAAAAAGGAAAAAGTTCCGGTGGTCCAAACCCTGCATAATTTCCGGTTGGTTTGTTCGAACGGATTGTTTCTCAGGGAATCATCAGTTTGCGAAGACTGTTCGGGAAAACGATTTCCCTGGCCTGCCCTGAAATATCGCTGTTATCGCGACAGCTTGCTCGGGTCATTGGCAATGGTTCTGATGCTGTGGAGCCATCGTATGCTGGGAACGTTTAAAAATACAGTCGACCGCTATATTGTGCTGACTGATTTTGCGAAGCAAAAGTTTGCAGACAGTGGTGTGATTCCCGTTGAAAAAATTACAGTGAAGCCCAACTTTATTTCCCGACCTGATAGGTTGAATGGTGAAGTCCCCGACATCCCTAATGTTCCGTATGCTCTTTTTGTTGGCCGTCTTTGCCGTGAAAAAGGGGCTGATGTGCTCATTGAAGCTTGGGGACGTATGCTGGCCCAAAGTACGGGCATGTCGAATGTGGATCTGCTGGTTGTCGGTGACGGACCTGAGCGGGGTTTTCTAGAAGCCAAGGCCCGGGAGATGCTTCGTTCGCTGCAAATGCCGGCGGAGAAAATCCGGTTTGGGGGACACCTGCCCAGAGAACAGGTGCTTCAGTTGGTCAGTCAGGCCCGGTTTATGATTCTCCCATCAATCTGGTATGAGGGATTTCCTATGACGATTGTAGAGGCGTTTGCCTGTGGTACTCCAATGATTGCCTCGGCTTTGGGGAACATGAACTCGATTATCCAGGACGGGGAGACTGGTGTGTTTTTTAAACCTGGCGATGCCGAGAGTCTGGCAGAAAAAATTATATGGGCATTGACGCATCAACCCTCAATGGTTGAGATGGGCGTTCGGGCTCGGCAGGTTTTTGATTCCAATTACACACCGGAGAAGAATCTGGGCCAGTTAATTGATATTTATAGGTCTGTTTCCGGATAA
- a CDS encoding polysaccharide pyruvyl transferase family protein: MNVCIIGWYGSETIGDRAILAGILALLAEQSDELTVQLGSLFPFFSERTIREDSPLWNDLTESEINVELFDSTNSGELGRAIQQADLLLLGGGPLMDLREIHMLSYAFRTARSKGVRCGVLGCGVGPLKKKSCVRAVKEILKVADFAVFRDALCLSALEQVGIRKEARFQSAIDPAAHCAELYRRKGSFGESLPRITVNLRALSTDYIGSEGIAQFNQFAEQLVQRISELGVDHDVLLVPHHYFYVGGDDRVFLNRLRFNSGCENIRVQNVPMSLAQTMNLFATSRACVGMRFHAILLMTVFCNHCRIVNYTGKQFGKIQGYLQTVDPTGFFKRGRMVSLPDENLSTSFVDDLLGDEPFELNPSCFSEAVDVYRKALQ; this comes from the coding sequence ATGAATGTTTGCATTATTGGCTGGTACGGAAGCGAGACCATTGGAGATCGGGCGATTCTGGCCGGAATTTTGGCATTGCTTGCGGAACAATCAGATGAATTGACGGTGCAGCTGGGCAGTTTGTTTCCATTTTTCTCTGAGCGGACTATTCGGGAGGACTCTCCTTTATGGAACGATTTAACGGAGTCCGAAATTAATGTGGAGCTGTTTGACAGTACAAATTCCGGAGAGTTGGGGCGGGCCATTCAGCAGGCAGATCTTCTGTTGCTTGGAGGCGGGCCTTTGATGGATCTGCGTGAGATTCATATGCTTTCATACGCCTTCCGTACTGCACGCAGTAAAGGTGTGCGATGTGGTGTTTTGGGATGCGGGGTGGGCCCGTTGAAAAAGAAAAGCTGCGTTCGTGCGGTTAAGGAGATTTTGAAGGTTGCTGATTTTGCCGTATTTCGCGATGCACTGTGTTTGTCTGCGCTTGAGCAGGTTGGGATAAGAAAAGAAGCTCGGTTTCAATCGGCGATCGATCCGGCGGCGCATTGTGCAGAATTGTACCGTCGCAAAGGTAGCTTCGGAGAGTCGCTGCCTCGAATCACTGTGAACCTCCGAGCCTTGTCGACGGATTACATCGGTTCAGAAGGTATTGCACAATTTAATCAATTTGCAGAACAGCTTGTTCAACGTATTTCTGAGTTGGGTGTGGATCATGATGTATTACTTGTACCCCATCATTACTTTTATGTCGGCGGTGATGATCGTGTTTTTTTAAACCGCCTGAGATTCAACAGTGGTTGCGAGAATATTAGAGTCCAGAATGTTCCAATGAGTTTGGCTCAGACAATGAACCTTTTTGCTACGTCCCGAGCCTGTGTTGGGATGCGATTCCATGCGATTCTGTTGATGACTGTCTTTTGTAATCATTGCCGTATTGTGAACTATACAGGGAAACAGTTCGGCAAAATTCAGGGATATTTGCAAACTGTTGACCCAACTGGATTTTTTAAGCGCGGCCGGATGGTTTCGCTGCCTGATGAAAATCTAAGTACTTCGTTTGTAGATGATCTGCTGGGTGATGAGCCGTTCGAATTAAATCCTTCTTGTTTTTCAGAAGCTGTTGATGTTTACCGGAAAGCATTGCAGTAA
- a CDS encoding radical SAM protein encodes MIRFFRLLMGRVLSLIPGVRLYPRILQFPITGKCNSACMTCSVPSRAPNVEMTAERVREILKNDLFKKVESVGINGGEPTLVPELPEVVAELLRLPKLKAIHMISNGSLTDRLLSVIQKIRALCEERRIVFSLSLSLDGVGPVYRACRGIPAFDQVISSIDQILAFPNKYCHQFSVGCTVSRYNADFLAELDTFCVERGIPVFYRLAVPNRRIHNLHYSDEFSVLSSDAARQSAMEFFFGKVIDKTDRNWQQKFTYYSIYRYLEQKGHVRLADCFWQWRDATVDESGKIYYCATQSKSLGLLDSSNAAKLFHSKENRQYRKELIEEHCQHCIHYAFAPTIKGAFSFLLFFVHLLVFPSRYRFFRRGR; translated from the coding sequence ATGATTCGTTTTTTTAGGCTGTTAATGGGACGGGTATTGTCGTTAATTCCGGGAGTCCGTCTTTATCCTCGGATTCTACAGTTTCCAATTACCGGAAAGTGCAATTCGGCCTGCATGACCTGCTCTGTGCCATCTCGTGCTCCTAATGTGGAGATGACAGCAGAAAGGGTACGTGAAATTCTGAAGAATGACTTGTTTAAGAAGGTGGAGTCAGTGGGTATTAACGGTGGAGAACCCACCTTGGTACCCGAACTTCCTGAGGTGGTTGCTGAGTTGCTTCGTCTGCCTAAGCTCAAGGCGATCCATATGATCAGCAATGGGTCATTAACTGACCGATTGCTTTCTGTGATCCAGAAAATTCGGGCTTTGTGTGAGGAGCGAAGAATTGTTTTTTCACTTTCGCTATCGTTGGATGGTGTTGGCCCTGTGTACAGGGCTTGCCGAGGGATCCCGGCTTTTGACCAGGTTATTTCCTCTATTGATCAGATTCTGGCTTTTCCGAACAAGTATTGCCATCAGTTCAGCGTGGGGTGTACGGTATCCAGATATAATGCGGATTTTCTGGCCGAGCTGGATACGTTTTGTGTGGAACGAGGGATCCCGGTTTTTTATCGTCTGGCTGTTCCAAATCGCCGGATTCATAATCTGCATTACTCAGATGAGTTCAGTGTGCTGAGTTCTGATGCTGCCCGGCAATCTGCGATGGAGTTCTTTTTCGGGAAGGTTATTGATAAAACGGATCGAAATTGGCAGCAGAAGTTCACTTATTATTCAATTTACCGTTATCTCGAACAAAAGGGACACGTAAGGCTGGCAGATTGTTTTTGGCAATGGCGTGATGCTACGGTAGATGAATCCGGAAAAATCTATTATTGTGCAACGCAAAGTAAAAGTTTGGGATTGTTGGACTCCTCGAACGCTGCCAAGCTGTTTCACTCGAAAGAGAACCGGCAATACCGGAAAGAGCTGATCGAAGAACATTGCCAACACTGCATTCACTATGCGTTTGCCCCAACCATAAAAGGGGCCTTTAGTTTCTTGCTGTTTTTTGTGCACCTGCTGGTGTTTCCTTCCCGGTATCGTTTCTTTAGGAGGGGGAGATGA
- a CDS encoding lipopolysaccharide biosynthesis protein, with the protein MLKNQKVPAFFRWFGYILRLLMKKIRQIFLKLLSDDLLRHTSILFSGMMVVHVCNMVFQMVVGRVLVAEEFTLLATFLAVLAIIQRPLSTLRNGVNHYCSLLQNDGRIGDVKRLLGKWLLLTGIPAFLLGAVTVWFRGPLAGFLHLNRTDPVVIAGAVLPALFWFPILIGATQGLQLFGRSSVATVFGALIRLFLGAGFVWFLYPACGWAMLGHGLSIYVSVVILFCGLLLVLWSHACSSEALPSLRMYLLQSFFILAAYGILFTSDVIFIKHYLPEDTDFAFAATISRMVALLPGPIVMAMFPKVVSRGTGTAVQHQVFVKSLSLTAVATAVGVIGCCLFPGLLAHIVFGKSEASFALQQLVRMMSLVMGVSVLLNVTAQFLMAQRRFRQASCIVVSAVLYVLSACLFHSSTMQIVLAALICNVMAFVVSLGFAFSKVRTKSGGFA; encoded by the coding sequence TTGCTGAAAAACCAAAAAGTACCTGCTTTCTTCCGCTGGTTCGGGTATATTTTGCGGTTATTAATGAAAAAAATCCGTCAGATATTTCTAAAGCTGCTTTCCGACGATTTGCTGCGACACACCAGCATTCTGTTTTCCGGGATGATGGTCGTGCATGTCTGCAATATGGTGTTCCAAATGGTGGTTGGTCGAGTTCTTGTTGCCGAGGAATTTACTCTATTGGCTACATTTCTTGCCGTGTTAGCCATTATTCAGCGTCCTTTGTCTACCTTGAGAAATGGGGTCAATCATTACTGTAGTTTGTTGCAAAATGATGGTCGAATCGGTGATGTCAAACGATTACTTGGCAAGTGGTTGTTGTTAACCGGGATCCCTGCTTTTTTGCTGGGAGCGGTTACTGTATGGTTTCGTGGTCCTTTGGCTGGTTTTCTGCATTTGAATCGGACCGATCCAGTAGTGATTGCCGGAGCGGTTTTACCAGCTCTTTTTTGGTTTCCAATATTAATCGGCGCAACACAGGGGCTCCAGCTTTTTGGGCGCAGTTCTGTTGCTACGGTTTTCGGGGCATTAATTCGACTTTTTCTGGGTGCAGGGTTTGTCTGGTTTTTGTATCCGGCCTGTGGCTGGGCCATGCTAGGGCATGGTTTGAGTATTTATGTGTCGGTGGTTATTTTGTTTTGTGGTCTATTGCTGGTTCTTTGGTCTCATGCTTGCAGCAGTGAAGCGCTTCCCAGTTTGAGAATGTATCTGTTACAGAGCTTTTTTATTCTGGCAGCATACGGAATTTTATTCACTTCAGATGTTATTTTTATAAAACATTATCTGCCGGAAGATACAGATTTTGCTTTTGCCGCAACTATTAGCCGTATGGTGGCATTGCTTCCAGGACCGATTGTAATGGCGATGTTCCCAAAGGTTGTGTCTCGGGGTACAGGAACCGCCGTACAGCATCAAGTGTTTGTAAAATCATTGAGCTTAACTGCTGTAGCTACAGCAGTAGGAGTGATTGGTTGCTGTCTTTTCCCAGGATTGCTAGCGCACATCGTTTTTGGGAAGTCTGAAGCTTCTTTTGCTCTGCAGCAATTGGTCCGGATGATGTCGTTAGTGATGGGGGTATCAGTTTTGCTGAATGTTACGGCGCAGTTTTTGATGGCACAACGGAGATTTAGACAGGCCTCTTGTATTGTTGTTTCCGCTGTATTATATGTGCTTTCAGCATGTCTTTTTCATTCCAGTACGATGCAGATCGTGCTTGCTGCATTGATTTGTAATGTGATGGCCTTTGTCGTCTCATTAGGGTTTGCTTTCTCTAAGGTCCGGACTAAGAGCGGGGGCTTTGCATGA
- a CDS encoding RNA recognition motif domain-containing protein, whose translation MDIYVGNLPYAATDPDLQELFEQYGAVSSARVILDRMSGRSKGFGFVEMPNKDEAQAAIDALNGADLMGRAIRVNESQPKPQGERRGGGGGRGGYGGGGGGGGRW comes from the coding sequence ATGGACATCTACGTAGGAAACCTGCCTTATGCGGCAACAGATCCTGATCTGCAGGAATTATTCGAACAATACGGAGCCGTTTCCTCGGCCCGTGTCATCCTTGACCGCATGTCAGGTCGTTCCAAAGGCTTCGGCTTTGTGGAAATGCCGAATAAAGACGAAGCCCAGGCCGCAATCGACGCACTGAACGGTGCTGATCTGATGGGCCGTGCAATTCGTGTCAATGAGTCCCAGCCCAAACCGCAAGGCGAACGTCGTGGCGGCGGTGGTGGCCGCGGTGGCTACGGCGGCGGTGGTGGAGGCGGAGGCCGCTGGTAG
- a CDS encoding dolichyl-phosphate beta-glucosyltransferase: protein MKLSIIIPAHNEEHRLPPMLEAYGAFFSEKYGDDVELIVVPNFCDDRTVEVALSVGNQFPVIKVLEDPGYVGKGGAVVLGAEAASGDLVGFVDADGATSPEAFDDLVEKIGDAGCIIASRWMKGSVMSPKQPLSRRIASRCFNTLVRVLFGLRLNDTQCGAKLFRREVVEPVVCNLGVTKWAFDVDMLFQASRLGASIKEIPTVWNDVAGSKVKIGRSSVQMLVAMVRLRMFYSPLRFMIPYVSRVVERLVRYKR, encoded by the coding sequence ATGAAGCTGTCCATTATCATTCCGGCCCATAACGAAGAACATCGGTTGCCTCCGATGCTGGAAGCGTATGGTGCTTTCTTTTCTGAAAAGTACGGGGATGACGTGGAGCTGATCGTGGTGCCGAATTTTTGCGATGATCGCACTGTGGAAGTTGCTCTGTCTGTTGGAAATCAGTTCCCGGTTATCAAGGTTTTGGAGGACCCGGGATATGTCGGAAAAGGAGGTGCGGTTGTTCTTGGAGCAGAAGCCGCCTCTGGAGATCTGGTAGGGTTTGTGGATGCAGATGGGGCGACTTCGCCGGAAGCGTTTGATGATCTGGTGGAAAAAATCGGGGATGCCGGTTGCATTATTGCTTCGCGCTGGATGAAAGGGTCGGTAATGAGTCCAAAGCAGCCTTTGTCCCGCCGAATCGCTTCGCGCTGTTTCAATACACTGGTTCGGGTTCTGTTCGGGCTTCGGCTGAATGATACCCAATGTGGCGCAAAACTGTTTCGGCGCGAGGTGGTTGAGCCGGTCGTGTGTAATCTCGGTGTGACTAAATGGGCATTTGATGTGGATATGCTGTTTCAGGCCAGTCGTCTCGGTGCGAGCATTAAGGAAATTCCGACGGTTTGGAATGATGTGGCCGGGTCGAAAGTAAAAATTGGACGCTCTTCGGTCCAGATGCTGGTGGCGATGGTGCGATTGAGAATGTTTTATTCGCCGTTGCGGTTTATGATTCCGTATGTTTCCCGAGTGGTTGAGCGTCTGGTACGTTATAAACGGTAA